One region of Syntrophobacter fumaroxidans MPOB genomic DNA includes:
- a CDS encoding efflux RND transporter periplasmic adaptor subunit has product MSVPFAIYSGCALSLCGSRSWQRFLLAALCVMTFIPSGCEKHESTRSDQRPVEVTAVTVTPRDVPLTYEFIAQVQSSQQVNIQARVSGFLDKRVYTEGSMVKEGQTLFLMDQKPFKAQLDQARAALAKHEAALEVARLNLARVKPLTALNALSQKDLDDAIGQFQSAAAAVEGAKAQVEQAKLNLSYTVITSPVTGISSYAQQADGTYLHSSNSQLTTVAVISPTYINFSISENDWLKYRDQVAKGNVVEPDDKVFLAEAVLADGAVYPHTGKVTFADPSFNPRTGTFLIRATVDNPDGRLRPNQYVRVRLKGAVRRNAVLVPQRAVQQTSKGHTVWVVGKDGKAEPRPVTVGQWHENDWFINEGLHGGDQVVVDGVLLVRPGSLLKVSPLSDKTKPDGGGPAANDPEKSASREATGKR; this is encoded by the coding sequence ATGTCCGTGCCGTTCGCCATCTACTCGGGGTGTGCTCTGTCATTGTGCGGAAGCCGTTCATGGCAACGGTTCCTGCTCGCCGCTCTTTGCGTCATGACATTCATTCCGTCCGGCTGCGAAAAGCATGAGTCGACCCGCTCCGACCAACGCCCGGTGGAGGTGACGGCGGTCACCGTGACCCCCCGGGACGTGCCGCTCACCTACGAGTTCATCGCCCAGGTGCAAAGCTCCCAGCAGGTAAACATCCAGGCCCGTGTCAGCGGGTTCCTGGACAAGAGGGTTTACACTGAAGGATCGATGGTCAAGGAGGGACAGACCCTCTTTCTGATGGACCAGAAACCCTTCAAGGCACAGCTCGATCAGGCCCGGGCCGCGCTCGCCAAGCACGAGGCCGCCCTCGAGGTGGCGCGCCTGAACCTGGCCCGCGTCAAGCCGCTGACCGCTTTGAACGCACTGTCCCAAAAGGATCTGGACGATGCGATCGGCCAGTTCCAGTCCGCCGCGGCAGCGGTGGAGGGGGCAAAAGCCCAGGTGGAGCAGGCGAAGCTCAATCTTTCCTACACGGTGATCACTTCTCCCGTGACCGGTATCTCGAGCTATGCCCAGCAGGCCGACGGGACCTATCTTCATTCCTCCAACAGCCAGCTCACCACCGTGGCGGTCATCTCGCCGACTTACATCAACTTCAGCATTTCCGAAAACGATTGGCTGAAATACAGGGATCAGGTTGCCAAGGGAAACGTGGTCGAACCCGACGACAAGGTTTTTCTTGCCGAGGCGGTTCTCGCCGACGGCGCGGTATACCCCCACACCGGGAAGGTCACTTTCGCCGATCCTTCCTTCAACCCCCGGACGGGCACGTTCCTGATCCGCGCCACGGTGGACAACCCCGACGGCCGGTTGCGGCCGAACCAGTATGTGCGCGTACGCTTGAAAGGGGCGGTGCGGCGCAATGCCGTTCTTGTGCCCCAACGCGCGGTCCAGCAGACTTCCAAGGGGCACACGGTCTGGGTTGTCGGCAAGGACGGCAAGGCGGAGCCCCGTCCCGTAACGGTCGGGCAGTGGCACGAGAACGACTGGTTCATCAACGAGGGATTGCATGGAGGCGATCAGGTGGTGGTCGACGGCGTCCTTCTCGTTCGTCCCGGCTCTTTGCTGAAAGTGTCGCCATTGTCCGACAAAACGAAGCCGGACGGCGGAGGCCCGGCTGCGAACGATCCCGAAAAGAGCGCAAGCCGGGAAGCAACCGGGAAACGATAG
- a CDS encoding efflux RND transporter permease subunit, with translation MFSKFFIERPIFATVVSLIIVIAGLVSMKALPVSQYPTITPVQIQVTTTYPGADSKTVGDSVAAPIEEQINGVDNMLYMTSTSSNTGQLTITVFFSLDTDPDIAQVQVQNRVNLAAPQLPAAVVQYGVSVQKKSSSMLMIIGVTNKDGRFSSEYVTNYANVYVLDAVKRVNGAGQAQIFGVPDQAMRIWMNPDRMASLGITTTDIQNAVTRQNALFGAGQIGQQPNAGHIQLTFPVVTQPPFVQPSQYEDIILRGSRDGSAIVRLKDVARAEVGRKAYVDDNRLNGAPSALIAVYQQPGANGLDVSKAVRQTLEKLKRTMPDGIEYQVVLDTTDFVRLSIEEIIHTLIEAIILVVLVVYLFLQSFRATVICSVAIFVALIGTFPGMLAMGFSINLLTLFGLILAIGMVVDDAIVVVENVERNMVKYHLAPREATIRAMEQIGTSLIAVVLVMASVFIPAAFLPGTTGQLYKQFAITIVISVALSGFVALTLTPAMCGILLKHRPPPQRGPFAWFNRQFDRFTVAFGNAVVFMIRRMGVAFVLLAVLIGGLAYLFRTTPTSFVPNEDQGYLMSMIVMPDAASLNRTSRTTEVVDGLFAENPAVADRAVVNGYSLIDGQYKTNVATIFVPLKDFKERYSSIERARRENAKAVLLQALSDARRKINTGVFIPIAPPAIPGIGTTGGFEFWIQDKKAGVPERLYDVTQEFLAKARRRSELSGLNSTFRAVSQQLHAEVDRSKSVLLGVPVADVYSTLQAQFGSITVSQFNQFSRVWNVVLQSDAPYRKDPSDITRLYTRSRDNQMVPLSAVVETRYVTGPDLVPHFNGFPAAQVTGSAAVGYSSGDAIKVMEETAREVLPDGYDFAWSGMAFEEKKAGATSMAAFAFGLIIVFLVLAAQFESWTLPGSVMTAVPFGILGALAFNWLRGLENDVYFQIGLLVLIGLGAKNAVLRVTFAVELRQQGLSIMDATIKAGEERLRPIIMTSLAFILGVLPLAIATGAGANARHSIGTGIMGGMIGETTLAMLYVPLFFYIFDRLAERSSGKKKTSPGEGSPPPTLHESPEVN, from the coding sequence ATGTTCTCCAAATTCTTCATCGAACGGCCCATTTTCGCCACGGTCGTTTCGCTCATCATCGTGATAGCAGGCCTGGTATCGATGAAGGCCCTGCCCGTTTCACAGTATCCCACCATCACGCCGGTGCAGATCCAGGTGACGACCACTTACCCCGGCGCGGACTCGAAGACGGTCGGGGACTCCGTGGCGGCTCCCATCGAGGAGCAGATCAACGGCGTCGACAACATGCTCTACATGACCTCGACCAGTTCCAACACCGGCCAGCTGACGATCACCGTTTTCTTCAGCCTCGACACCGACCCGGATATCGCCCAGGTACAGGTCCAGAACCGGGTGAACCTCGCCGCGCCGCAGCTGCCTGCGGCAGTGGTGCAGTATGGGGTTTCGGTGCAGAAAAAGTCGTCGAGCATGCTGATGATCATCGGAGTGACCAACAAGGACGGCCGTTTCAGCTCGGAATACGTCACCAATTACGCCAATGTTTATGTGCTCGATGCGGTCAAACGGGTCAATGGAGCGGGCCAGGCGCAGATTTTCGGAGTGCCCGACCAGGCGATGCGCATTTGGATGAACCCGGACCGGATGGCCTCCCTGGGGATAACGACAACGGATATTCAAAACGCGGTGACTCGTCAGAACGCCCTGTTCGGTGCCGGCCAGATCGGCCAGCAGCCCAATGCCGGCCACATTCAGCTCACGTTCCCGGTCGTGACCCAGCCTCCCTTCGTCCAGCCGTCGCAGTATGAAGACATCATTCTGCGCGGCAGCCGGGACGGCAGTGCCATTGTCCGACTCAAGGACGTCGCCCGCGCCGAAGTCGGCAGAAAGGCCTACGTCGACGACAACAGGTTGAACGGCGCTCCCTCGGCTCTCATCGCCGTCTATCAGCAACCGGGCGCAAACGGCCTCGATGTTTCCAAGGCCGTCCGCCAGACCCTGGAGAAGCTGAAACGCACGATGCCCGACGGCATCGAATACCAAGTGGTTCTCGACACCACCGATTTCGTGCGGCTCTCCATCGAGGAGATCATTCACACCCTGATTGAGGCCATAATCCTCGTGGTGTTGGTCGTTTACCTCTTTCTCCAGAGCTTTCGCGCCACCGTCATCTGTTCGGTCGCCATCTTCGTGGCGCTCATCGGCACCTTCCCCGGCATGCTCGCTATGGGATTCTCGATCAACCTGCTGACCCTGTTCGGCCTCATCCTCGCCATCGGGATGGTGGTCGACGACGCCATCGTCGTGGTCGAAAACGTCGAACGCAACATGGTGAAGTATCACCTCGCGCCCCGGGAAGCGACGATCCGGGCGATGGAGCAGATCGGCACATCCCTTATCGCCGTGGTGCTGGTGATGGCATCGGTTTTCATCCCGGCCGCATTCCTGCCCGGCACCACGGGGCAGCTTTACAAGCAGTTCGCCATCACCATCGTCATTTCGGTGGCGCTCTCGGGGTTCGTGGCGCTCACCCTCACCCCGGCCATGTGCGGGATCCTGCTCAAGCACAGGCCCCCTCCGCAACGCGGCCCCTTTGCCTGGTTCAACCGGCAGTTCGACCGCTTCACCGTTGCCTTCGGCAATGCGGTGGTGTTCATGATCAGGCGGATGGGGGTGGCCTTCGTGCTGCTCGCCGTATTGATCGGCGGGCTCGCATACCTGTTCCGGACCACCCCGACGAGTTTCGTGCCCAATGAAGATCAGGGCTATTTGATGTCCATGATCGTTATGCCCGATGCCGCCAGCCTCAACCGCACCTCCCGCACCACGGAGGTGGTGGACGGCCTGTTCGCCGAAAATCCCGCCGTGGCCGACCGGGCGGTCGTGAACGGCTACAGCCTCATCGACGGTCAGTACAAGACAAACGTTGCGACCATATTCGTGCCGCTCAAGGACTTCAAGGAACGCTACTCCTCCATCGAGCGCGCCCGAAGGGAAAACGCCAAAGCGGTCCTTCTGCAGGCTTTGTCGGATGCGCGCAGGAAGATCAATACGGGGGTGTTCATTCCCATCGCTCCGCCGGCGATCCCCGGCATCGGAACTACGGGAGGCTTCGAATTCTGGATACAGGACAAGAAGGCCGGAGTTCCGGAGCGGCTCTACGACGTAACGCAGGAATTTCTCGCCAAAGCCCGCCGGCGGTCCGAGCTGAGCGGCCTGAACTCGACATTCCGGGCCGTCTCGCAGCAGCTCCACGCGGAAGTCGACCGGTCCAAATCCGTGCTTCTCGGGGTTCCGGTTGCGGACGTCTACAGCACTTTGCAGGCTCAGTTCGGTTCGATCACGGTAAGCCAGTTCAACCAGTTCAGCCGTGTGTGGAACGTGGTCCTCCAGTCCGACGCCCCTTACCGAAAGGACCCGTCGGACATCACGCGTCTCTACACGAGGTCCCGGGACAACCAGATGGTTCCCCTTTCGGCGGTGGTCGAGACCAGGTATGTCACCGGCCCCGATCTGGTGCCGCATTTCAACGGCTTCCCCGCCGCGCAGGTCACGGGTTCCGCCGCCGTGGGCTACAGCTCGGGCGACGCCATCAAGGTGATGGAAGAGACGGCGCGCGAGGTGCTCCCCGACGGCTATGACTTCGCCTGGTCGGGCATGGCCTTCGAGGAGAAGAAGGCGGGCGCGACCTCGATGGCCGCCTTCGCCTTCGGCCTGATCATCGTTTTTCTCGTGCTGGCCGCCCAGTTCGAGTCCTGGACGCTTCCGGGATCGGTCATGACGGCGGTGCCCTTCGGGATCCTCGGCGCGCTCGCGTTCAACTGGCTGCGGGGCCTGGAAAACGACGTCTATTTCCAGATCGGTCTCCTGGTGCTCATCGGGCTCGGGGCCAAAAACGCGGTCCTTCGCGTGACCTTCGCCGTCGAGCTGCGTCAACAGGGATTGTCGATCATGGACGCGACCATCAAGGCGGGCGAGGAGCGGCTGCGACCGATCATCATGACTTCGCTCGCCTTCATCCTGGGGGTGCTTCCGCTGGCCATCGCCACGGGAGCGGGCGCCAACGCCCGCCACTCCATCGGCACGGGCATCATGGGCGGCATGATCGGCGAAACCACTCTGGCCATGCTTTACGTGCCGCTCTTTTTCTATATCTTCGACCGGCTCGCCGAACGCTCCTCGGGGAAGAAGAAGACCTCACCCGGGGAGGGATCGCCGCCGCCCACGCTCCATGAGAGCCCGGAGGTCAACTGA
- a CDS encoding DUF4329 domain-containing protein — protein sequence MKRLAVLVAVLILVLPSGIDEPLRQFPGYEPIPPGSDTTKSPRNDAFGTLGEAMFHMASHINAVSIATNQEYGGIIFVNQDGSYGYSLPIRGLNNMCFPTLSPIPYESRKIGYYHTHGRLESESNLHFSHDDIMLSFIFGRIEVLVNPRGELKIYVPYNVPFKNESYRLATIYPWEHVGRY from the coding sequence ATGAAAAGGCTGGCGGTTCTGGTTGCGGTGCTGATCCTGGTATTGCCGTCCGGCATCGATGAGCCGCTGCGGCAATTTCCCGGGTACGAACCGATCCCTCCCGGATCGGATACCACAAAGAGCCCCCGCAACGACGCTTTCGGAACGCTCGGTGAGGCCATGTTTCACATGGCGAGCCACATCAACGCCGTATCCATTGCAACGAATCAGGAATATGGAGGCATTATATTCGTCAATCAAGATGGGTCATATGGTTATTCATTGCCGATTCGCGGACTCAATAACATGTGTTTTCCCACGCTGAGCCCAATTCCATATGAGTCCAGGAAGATTGGATATTACCATACACATGGAAGGCTTGAAAGTGAATCCAATTTACATTTTTCTCATGATGATATAATGCTTTCCTTCATTTTTGGCCGCATTGAAGTTCTTGTAAATCCCCGTGGAGAGCTTAAAATATATGTTCCTTATAATGTCCCCTTCAAGAACGAAAGTTATAGATTGGCAACGATTTATCCATGGGAACATGTTGGAAGATACTGA
- a CDS encoding efflux RND transporter permease subunit, with protein MFSRFFIERPIFATVVSSIIVIAGLVSMKALPVSQYPTITPVQIQVTTTYPGADSKTVGDSVAAPIEAQINGVDNMLYMISTSSNTGQLTITVYFTLDTDPDIAQVQVQNRVNLAMPQLPEAVAQYGVAVQKNSTTWLMLIGVSNKDGRYSPDYVANYANVYVLDAIKRVNGAGQSQVYYDVPDQAMRIWMNPDRMASLGITTSDIQQAVAQQNALYGAGQIGQQPSDESVELTFPVVTQPPFIQPRQYEDIILRAGPDGSALVRLNDVARVEVGRKQYIQDTRLDGIPATIIAVYQQPGANALAVCKAVRQTLDELKRTMPSGIECTIALDTTDFVRLSIEEIIHTLIAAVILVVLVVYLFLQSFRATVICSVAIFVALIGTFPGMLAMGFSINLLTLFGLILAIGMVVDDAIVVVENVERNMVKYHLTPREATIRSMEQIGTSLIAVVLVMASVFIPAAFLPGTTGQLYKQFAVTIVISVALSGFVALTLTPAMCGVLLKHRPPPQRGPFAWFNRQFDRFTAVFGDAVVFMIRRMGVAFVLLAVFIGGLAYLFRTIPTSFVPNEDQGYLFPVFVLPDASSINRTSAATEILDELFARNPAVEHRVVLNGFSVLDLQTKNNAATLFIMLKDFKERYASGDRAAKESARAVFENVAAEARSRFATGVLLPLFPAAIPGIGTTDGFEFWIQDTGAGDPVRLYEVTQKFLSRARGRSELAGLSSTFRASSQQLRAEVDRSKSVLLGVPIEDVYSALQAQFGSITVSQFNQFSRVWNVILQSDAPFRSDPMDITSLYTRSNDNQMVPLSALVKTEYVTGPDLVPHFNGFPAAQITGCAAAGHSSGDAIEAMEETAREVLPAEYDFAWSGMAFEEKKAGATSTAAFVFSLIIVFLVLAAQFESWTLPGSVMTAVPFGILGAFIFNWLRGLENDVYFQIGLLVLIGLGAKNAVLRVTFAVELRRQGLSIMDATIKAGEERLRPIIMTSLAFILGVLPLAIATGAGASARHSIGTGIMGGMIGETTLAMLYVPLFFYIFDRLAERSQARKEEIPPDKPGEYPGPVLDRNNV; from the coding sequence ATGTTCTCCAGATTCTTCATCGAGCGGCCCATCTTTGCCACCGTCGTTTCATCGATCATCGTGATAGCCGGCCTGGTATCGATGAAGGCCCTGCCCGTCTCGCAGTATCCCACCATCACGCCGGTGCAGATCCAGGTGACGACCACCTACCCCGGCGCGGACTCGAAGACGGTGGGCGATTCCGTGGCGGCGCCGATCGAGGCTCAGATCAACGGCGTCGACAACATGCTCTACATGATCTCGACCAGCTCCAACACCGGCCAGCTGACGATCACCGTCTACTTCACTCTCGACACCGACCCCGACATCGCCCAGGTGCAGGTCCAGAACCGGGTGAACCTCGCCATGCCGCAACTGCCCGAGGCGGTGGCGCAATATGGCGTCGCGGTTCAGAAGAACTCCACCACATGGCTGATGCTCATCGGGGTGAGCAACAAGGACGGCCGTTACAGCCCGGATTACGTTGCCAATTACGCCAACGTTTACGTGCTCGACGCCATAAAACGGGTCAATGGAGCGGGCCAGAGCCAAGTTTATTACGACGTGCCGGACCAGGCGATGCGCATCTGGATGAACCCGGACCGGATGGCCTCCCTCGGGATAACGACATCGGACATCCAGCAGGCGGTGGCCCAGCAAAACGCCCTGTACGGCGCCGGCCAGATCGGCCAGCAGCCCTCGGACGAATCCGTGGAGTTGACCTTCCCGGTCGTGACCCAGCCTCCTTTCATCCAGCCGCGGCAATATGAAGACATTATTTTGCGCGCCGGACCGGACGGCAGCGCCCTTGTCCGCCTCAACGACGTCGCCCGCGTCGAAGTCGGCCGCAAGCAGTATATCCAGGATACCCGCCTTGACGGGATACCGGCGACCATCATCGCCGTCTACCAGCAACCGGGGGCCAACGCCCTGGCTGTCTGCAAGGCGGTCCGCCAAACCCTGGACGAGCTCAAAAGAACGATGCCCAGCGGCATCGAGTGCACGATCGCGCTCGACACCACGGATTTTGTCCGGCTCTCCATCGAGGAGATCATTCACACCCTGATCGCGGCCGTAATCCTCGTGGTGCTGGTCGTTTACCTCTTTCTCCAGAGCTTTCGCGCCACCGTCATCTGTTCGGTCGCCATCTTTGTTGCGCTCATCGGCACCTTCCCGGGCATGCTCGCCATGGGATTCTCGATCAACCTGCTGACCCTGTTCGGCCTCATCCTCGCCATCGGCATGGTGGTCGACGACGCCATCGTCGTGGTCGAAAACGTCGAACGCAACATGGTGAAGTATCACCTTACGCCCCGAGAGGCCACGATTCGGTCCATGGAGCAGATCGGAACCTCGTTGATCGCCGTGGTGCTGGTGATGGCATCGGTTTTCATCCCGGCCGCGTTTCTGCCCGGCACCACGGGACAGCTCTACAAGCAGTTCGCCGTCACCATCGTCATTTCGGTGGCGCTCTCGGGGTTCGTGGCGCTCACCCTCACCCCGGCCATGTGCGGGGTCCTGCTCAAGCACAGGCCCCCTCCGCAGCGCGGCCCCTTTGCCTGGTTCAACCGGCAATTCGACCGTTTCACCGCTGTCTTCGGCGATGCGGTGGTGTTCATGATCAGGCGCATGGGAGTGGCGTTCGTACTGCTCGCCGTGTTCATCGGAGGGCTTGCATACCTTTTCCGGACCATCCCGACGAGCTTCGTGCCGAACGAAGATCAGGGCTATTTGTTTCCCGTGTTCGTTCTGCCCGACGCATCGAGTATCAACCGCACCTCCGCGGCAACCGAAATCCTGGACGAGTTGTTCGCCCGGAACCCCGCCGTGGAGCACAGGGTCGTTCTGAACGGCTTCAGCGTGCTCGACCTCCAGACCAAGAACAACGCGGCCACCCTTTTTATCATGCTCAAGGATTTCAAGGAGCGCTATGCTTCCGGGGATCGCGCCGCCAAGGAGAGCGCCCGGGCGGTCTTTGAGAACGTCGCGGCCGAGGCGCGGAGCAGATTCGCTACGGGGGTGCTCCTGCCGCTCTTCCCCGCGGCTATTCCCGGCATCGGAACGACGGACGGTTTCGAGTTCTGGATCCAGGATACGGGGGCCGGAGACCCGGTGCGCCTTTATGAGGTTACCCAGAAATTCCTTTCCAGGGCGCGCGGGCGGTCCGAGCTCGCGGGCCTGAGCTCGACCTTTCGCGCCTCCTCGCAGCAGCTCCGCGCGGAAGTGGACCGGTCCAAATCCGTGCTTCTGGGGGTTCCGATCGAAGACGTATACAGCGCGTTGCAGGCCCAGTTCGGTTCGATCACGGTGAGCCAGTTCAACCAGTTCAGCCGCGTGTGGAACGTGATCCTGCAGTCCGACGCTCCTTTCCGGAGCGACCCCATGGACATCACCAGCCTGTACACGAGATCCAACGACAATCAAATGGTTCCGCTTTCCGCGCTGGTCAAAACCGAATACGTTACGGGCCCCGACCTGGTGCCCCACTTCAACGGCTTCCCCGCCGCGCAGATCACGGGCTGCGCCGCCGCGGGCCACAGCTCGGGAGATGCGATCGAAGCGATGGAGGAAACGGCGCGCGAGGTGCTGCCCGCGGAATACGATTTCGCATGGTCGGGCATGGCCTTCGAAGAAAAGAAAGCGGGGGCGACCTCAACGGCGGCGTTTGTCTTCAGTCTCATCATCGTCTTCCTCGTGCTCGCCGCTCAGTTCGAATCCTGGACGCTTCCGGGATCGGTCATGACGGCGGTGCCGTTCGGAATCCTCGGCGCGTTCATTTTCAACTGGCTGCGGGGCCTGGAAAACGACGTCTATTTCCAGATCGGCCTCCTGGTGCTCATCGGGCTTGGGGCAAAAAACGCGGTCCTTCGCGTGACCTTCGCCGTCGAGCTGCGCCGGCAGGGATTGTCGATCATGGACGCGACCATCAAGGCGGGCGAGGAGCGGCTGCGACCGATCATCATGACGTCCCTCGCCTTCATTCTGGGAGTGCTTCCGCTGGCGATCGCCACGGGAGCGGGCGCCAGCGCCCGCCACTCCATCGGCACCGGCATCATGGGCGGCATGATCGGCGAAACCACCCTGGCCATGCTTTACGTGCCGCTCTTTTTCTACATTTTCGACCGGCTCGCCGAACGCTCGCAGGCAAGGAAAGAAGAGATTCCGCCTGACAAACCGGGCGAGTATCCCGGCCCGGTCCTCGATCGGAATAATGTGTGA
- a CDS encoding DUF1846 domain-containing protein: MIDPVAFDNEFYIREQTRCILDRVERFDRKLYLEFGGKLLYDYHAARVLPGYDPNVKMRLLQQLKDQADILLCIYAGDIERKKIRADFGITYDTDAMKLIDDLKPWGIDVLGVVITRFDSQPAAMLFKNKLERRGIKVYCHRFTKGYPTDVDMIVSDEGYGANESIATEKPLVIVTGPGPGSGKLATCLSQLYHDYRHGRKSGYAKFETFPIWNMPLKHPVNIAYEAATADIRDFNLLDPYHFEAYGQTAVNYNRDVEVFPVLRRILEKITGGESFYKSPTDMGVNRAGFAVVDDAAVQEAAKQEVLRRYFRYQCEYAMGFADKETVQRVELFVRNFNLDRSYRKVVSAAHQAATEAQNQEGKGHNGIYCGAAIQLRDGTIVTGSNSPLMHAASSLILHAAKHLAEVPAKIKLLPPSITDSISRFKQEILGEKAVSLDLQEALIALSISATTNPAAQLALEKLGELKGCEVHITHIPTPGDEAGLRRLGVNVTSDPNFATKNLFIT, from the coding sequence ATGATCGATCCGGTTGCGTTCGACAATGAATTTTATATCCGGGAACAGACAAGATGCATTCTTGACCGCGTGGAGCGTTTCGACCGTAAGCTCTATCTCGAATTCGGAGGCAAGCTGCTCTACGACTATCACGCCGCCCGGGTTTTGCCCGGATACGATCCCAACGTCAAGATGCGGCTCCTGCAGCAATTGAAAGACCAGGCCGATATCCTGCTGTGCATCTACGCCGGCGACATCGAGCGGAAAAAGATCCGGGCGGATTTCGGCATCACCTACGACACCGACGCGATGAAGCTGATCGACGATCTCAAGCCGTGGGGGATCGATGTGCTGGGTGTCGTCATCACCCGTTTCGACAGCCAGCCGGCGGCCATGCTGTTCAAGAACAAGCTGGAACGGCGAGGGATCAAGGTTTATTGTCATCGCTTCACCAAAGGCTATCCCACCGATGTGGATATGATCGTCAGCGACGAGGGGTACGGGGCCAACGAGAGCATTGCGACGGAGAAGCCCCTCGTGATCGTGACCGGTCCGGGGCCGGGCAGCGGCAAGCTGGCCACCTGCCTCTCCCAGTTGTACCACGATTACCGGCACGGCCGAAAATCGGGCTATGCCAAGTTCGAGACCTTCCCCATCTGGAACATGCCTTTGAAACATCCCGTGAACATCGCTTATGAGGCCGCCACGGCGGACATCAGGGACTTCAACCTGCTCGATCCCTATCACTTCGAGGCCTACGGGCAGACCGCGGTCAACTACAACCGGGACGTGGAAGTCTTTCCCGTGTTGCGTCGAATCCTGGAGAAGATCACCGGCGGGGAATCATTCTACAAGTCTCCGACGGACATGGGCGTGAACCGAGCGGGGTTTGCCGTTGTGGACGACGCCGCCGTGCAGGAGGCCGCCAAGCAGGAGGTGCTGCGGCGCTATTTCCGCTACCAGTGCGAATATGCCATGGGGTTTGCCGACAAGGAAACCGTTCAGCGCGTGGAGCTTTTCGTCAGGAATTTCAATCTCGACCGCAGCTACCGCAAGGTCGTCTCGGCGGCGCACCAGGCCGCAACCGAGGCCCAGAACCAGGAAGGCAAGGGCCATAACGGCATCTACTGCGGGGCGGCCATCCAGCTCAGGGACGGCACCATCGTCACGGGCTCGAATTCGCCGCTCATGCACGCGGCATCGAGTCTGATCCTGCACGCCGCAAAGCACCTGGCCGAGGTGCCTGCCAAGATCAAGCTGCTCCCTCCCAGCATTACGGATTCCATCAGCCGCTTCAAACAGGAAATCCTGGGCGAGAAGGCCGTGAGCCTGGACCTCCAGGAAGCCCTGATCGCGTTGAGCATCAGCGCCACGACCAATCCCGCCGCGCAACTGGCGTTGGAGAAGCTCGGGGAGCTCAAGGGCTGCGAGGTGCACATCACGCACATTCCCACCCCCGGGGACGAGGCGGGCCTCAGACGCCTGGGGGTGAACGTGACCAGCGACCCCAACTTCGCCACCAAGAATCTTTTCATCACGTGA